A single region of the Sorghum bicolor cultivar BTx623 chromosome 9, Sorghum_bicolor_NCBIv3, whole genome shotgun sequence genome encodes:
- the LOC8072712 gene encoding uncharacterized protein LOC8072712: protein MRAPIAINSPAAAHPQAQGKPQRNSINKAIEAATPAGEAKSSAMAMAPSAACSAVSFPASPAASASSARPRAAGAAKGGGNGKWWAPLLGWSGKADYLEAPAPAPVPVAQDEAARRQFVGVMTEEKARELRVRMAQTESFHDAMYHSAIASRLARSA, encoded by the coding sequence atGCGTGCTCCGATCGCTATAAATTCCCCAGCGGCCGCCCACCCGCAAGCGCAAGGCAAACCGCAACGCAATTCAATCAACAAAGCAATCGAAGCAGCAACCCCCGCCGGCGAGGCAAAGTCGAGTGCAATGGCGATGGCACCGTCCGCAGCATGCAGCGCCGTCTCGTTCCCGGCCTCCCCGGCGGCATCGGCGTCCTCGGCCCGGCCCCGCGCCGCCGGGGCGGCGAAGGGCGGCGGCAACGGCAAGTGGTGGGCGCCGCTGCTGGGTTGGTCGGGAAAGGCCGACTACCTGGAGGCCCCGGCACCGGCGCCGGTACCGGTGGCGCAGGACGAGGCGGCGCGGAGGCAGTTCGTGGGGGTGATGACGGAGGAGAAGGCCCGGGAGCTGCGGGTGCGGATGGCGCAGACGGAGTCGTTCCACGACGCCATGTACCACTCCGCCATCGCGTCCCGCCTCGCACGCTCCGCCTAG